One Rhodococcus sp. P1Y DNA window includes the following coding sequences:
- a CDS encoding YihY/virulence factor BrkB family protein, whose product MVARLDEFQRNHPGAGFPIAVVYKFLDDRGGYLAALIAYYAFLSLFPLLLLFTTLLGIVLSGNPDLQERILDSAMSQIPVIGDQLGEPDRLSGGVTAIVIGVLGSLYGGLGVSLAAQHALNTAWSVPRNNQPDPIRARLRGLLLLTTVGTSIVGLTVLNVVASSGLFGVAGGILALAGAIMVNVVVFTAAFRIGTARQLTVRDVLPGALVAAVIWQALQSFGGIYIRYVVGNVSTSNGVFAIVLGLLGFLYVASVLIVICIEINAVRVDHLHPRALLTPFTDNVELTEGDKNSYTGQAEAQRNKGFQDITVTYDENRRSEEHTDPS is encoded by the coding sequence ATGGTTGCACGCTTGGACGAATTTCAACGGAACCATCCTGGTGCCGGATTCCCCATCGCGGTCGTCTACAAATTTCTCGACGACCGCGGTGGGTACCTCGCCGCGCTGATCGCGTACTACGCGTTTCTGTCGCTGTTTCCACTGCTTCTGTTGTTCACCACGCTGCTCGGAATCGTCCTGTCGGGAAATCCCGACTTACAGGAGCGCATCCTCGACTCGGCAATGAGCCAAATCCCGGTGATCGGCGATCAGCTCGGCGAGCCGGATCGTCTCAGTGGCGGCGTCACCGCAATAGTGATCGGCGTCCTCGGCTCGCTGTACGGCGGCCTCGGGGTGTCGTTGGCTGCTCAACACGCCCTGAACACCGCATGGTCGGTGCCGCGCAACAACCAACCCGACCCCATTCGAGCGCGGCTCCGGGGACTGCTCCTGCTGACCACAGTCGGTACGTCCATAGTCGGCCTGACTGTTCTCAACGTGGTGGCATCGTCGGGACTGTTCGGTGTTGCCGGCGGTATTCTCGCCCTCGCAGGGGCGATCATGGTCAATGTCGTGGTCTTCACCGCCGCCTTCCGGATCGGCACGGCGCGACAGCTGACAGTTCGGGATGTCCTTCCCGGAGCCCTTGTGGCTGCGGTCATCTGGCAGGCGCTCCAGTCGTTCGGTGGAATCTACATTCGATATGTAGTGGGGAATGTCAGCACCAGCAACGGTGTGTTCGCGATTGTTCTCGGCCTGTTGGGATTCTTGTACGTGGCGTCGGTCCTCATCGTGATCTGTATCGAGATCAATGCTGTTCGAGTGGACCACCTGCATCCTCGAGCTCTGCTGACCCCGTTCACCGACAACGTCGAGCTGACCGAGGGGGACAAGAACTCGTACACCGGGCAAGCCGAAGCCCAACGCAACAAAGGCTTTCAAGACATCACTGTCACCTACGACGAGAATCGTCGCTCGGAGGAGCACACCGATCCAAGTTAG
- a CDS encoding MarR family winged helix-turn-helix transcriptional regulator, whose product MAKAVVTEDPLALERQVCFALAVANRAVLAVYRPLLEPMGLTHPQYLVMLALWEQSPRSVKGIGEALQLDSPTLSPLLKRLETAGLLERKRSAADERVLEVHLSERGAALRSRAEAIPGAVVDKLGVDVAELETLRLALTRINESATAAGALTL is encoded by the coding sequence ATGGCAAAGGCAGTAGTGACCGAGGATCCACTCGCGCTCGAACGGCAGGTGTGTTTTGCGCTCGCGGTGGCCAACCGTGCGGTGCTTGCGGTGTATCGGCCGTTGCTGGAGCCGATGGGTCTCACACACCCTCAGTACCTGGTGATGCTCGCGCTGTGGGAACAGTCACCCCGGTCCGTGAAGGGTATCGGTGAAGCGCTTCAGCTGGATTCGCCCACGTTGTCGCCTCTGCTCAAGAGGCTGGAGACGGCCGGACTTCTCGAGCGCAAACGCAGCGCGGCCGATGAACGCGTGCTGGAGGTGCACCTCAGTGAACGCGGCGCCGCCCTGAGATCGCGGGCGGAGGCGATACCAGGCGCAGTCGTAGACAAGCTCGGCGTCGATGTCGCCGAGTTGGAAACGCTTCGACTTGCGTTGACTCGAATCAACGAATCAGCAACTGCCGCAGGAGCTCTGACCCTGTGA
- a CDS encoding DUF5313 family protein — protein sequence MKNRIRPSVAQWFMYSVFGRPLPRSMQNWVRRDLVGPGAVPRHLIRGLLPFTPIFLAFLVLFPGALWLRGAMVLLSVLLALFYTLAFMDLNRARRLELHGLPPDLKSDRAQKRMAQERSTYEKLHGPSQERPLPPTAGRRTLD from the coding sequence GTGAAGAATCGTATTCGTCCCTCCGTCGCACAATGGTTCATGTACTCGGTGTTCGGCAGGCCGCTGCCGCGCTCCATGCAGAATTGGGTCCGCAGGGACCTGGTCGGCCCCGGCGCGGTACCTCGACATCTGATCCGTGGGCTTCTGCCGTTCACGCCGATCTTTCTGGCGTTCCTTGTGCTCTTTCCCGGTGCGCTGTGGTTGCGCGGCGCAATGGTGCTTCTCAGTGTCCTGTTGGCGTTGTTCTACACCCTCGCCTTCATGGATCTGAACCGGGCGAGACGGCTCGAACTGCACGGACTGCCGCCCGATCTGAAAAGCGATCGAGCACAGAAACGAATGGCGCAGGAGCGATCGACATACGAGAAGTTGCATGGTCCGTCTCAGGAACGGCCTCTGCCCCCGACTGCCGGCCGACGAACCCTCGATTGA
- a CDS encoding zinc-dependent alcohol dehydrogenase yields the protein MRAVTWHGKRDVRVDTVPDPIIEKPTDAIIEVTSTNICGSDLHLYEVLGAFMNPGDILGHEPMGIVREVGSEVTNLAVGDRIVVPFQISCGSCFMCNQTLYTQCETTQVREQGMGAALFGYSELYGSVPGGQAELLRVPQAQFTHIKVPEGPADSRFVYLSDVLPTAWQAVAYADIPDGGSVAVLGLGPIGDMAARIAAHLGYEVIAVDRVPERLARAQARGIRTVDQSQHAGDLGDVIRDLTDGRGPDAVIDAVGMEAHGSPIAKAAQQVTGLLPDFMGKAMMQKAGVDRLDAFYAAIDIVRRGGTISLIGVYGGMADPIPMLTLFDKQIQLRMGQANVKKWVDDIMPLLTDEDPLGVDTFATHTLSLDDAPHAYEIFQKKQDGAVKIILQP from the coding sequence ATGAGAGCAGTGACCTGGCACGGCAAGCGAGACGTTCGCGTCGATACCGTTCCCGACCCCATCATCGAGAAGCCGACGGACGCGATCATCGAGGTCACGTCCACCAATATCTGCGGGTCCGATCTGCACCTGTACGAGGTGCTCGGCGCATTCATGAATCCGGGGGACATCCTGGGGCACGAGCCGATGGGGATCGTTCGGGAAGTCGGCTCCGAAGTAACCAACCTCGCTGTGGGCGACAGGATTGTGGTCCCGTTCCAAATCTCCTGCGGCAGCTGTTTCATGTGCAATCAGACGCTGTACACACAATGCGAAACCACGCAGGTGCGCGAACAGGGTATGGGCGCAGCACTGTTCGGATATTCCGAGCTGTACGGAAGTGTCCCGGGTGGGCAGGCGGAACTGCTGCGGGTGCCGCAGGCGCAGTTCACTCACATCAAAGTGCCTGAGGGCCCTGCAGATTCGCGCTTCGTGTACCTGTCCGACGTCTTACCCACCGCCTGGCAAGCGGTCGCGTACGCAGACATTCCTGACGGGGGTTCGGTCGCTGTACTAGGCCTTGGCCCGATCGGCGACATGGCGGCGCGCATAGCCGCGCACCTCGGCTACGAGGTCATAGCCGTGGACAGAGTTCCCGAGCGGCTCGCACGGGCGCAAGCCCGCGGAATTCGAACTGTCGATCAGTCGCAGCACGCGGGTGATCTCGGTGACGTGATTCGGGACCTCACGGACGGCCGGGGTCCCGATGCTGTGATCGATGCGGTCGGAATGGAAGCCCACGGTTCGCCGATCGCGAAGGCGGCCCAACAGGTCACCGGTCTGTTGCCGGACTTCATGGGAAAAGCGATGATGCAGAAGGCGGGTGTGGATCGGCTCGACGCGTTCTACGCGGCCATCGACATCGTGCGCCGCGGCGGCACTATCTCTCTGATCGGTGTGTACGGGGGCATGGCCGACCCGATTCCGATGCTCACGCTGTTCGACAAGCAGATTCAACTTCGCATGGGCCAAGCCAACGTGAAGAAGTGGGTCGACGACATCATGCCCTTGCTCACCGACGAGGACCCCCTTGGAGTCGACACTTTCGCCACACACACTCTGTCGCTGGACGATGCTCCGCATGCATACGAGATCTTTCAGAAAAAGCAAGACGGGGCGGTGAAGATCATCCTTCAGCCGTGA
- a CDS encoding OsmC family protein: MPTNLYTATVTAVPGSVKSSDDELSVNVHEPTELGGPGGSTNPEQLMAAALASCLIEALRIAAGTAGETVDGAAVEASVTLSDTDSVGYSAGFSLRVSLPDSENPNDTLSQAMSICPFLKAVEGVDVALA; this comes from the coding sequence ATGCCCACAAACTTGTATACCGCCACAGTTACTGCCGTCCCAGGATCGGTAAAGTCCAGTGACGACGAATTGTCCGTGAACGTCCACGAGCCAACGGAATTGGGCGGCCCCGGGGGTTCGACGAATCCCGAGCAGTTGATGGCCGCGGCTCTGGCGTCGTGCTTGATCGAAGCGTTGCGAATCGCGGCTGGAACGGCGGGGGAAACCGTGGATGGAGCAGCGGTCGAGGCGTCGGTCACTCTGTCAGACACGGACTCCGTCGGGTACAGCGCAGGATTCTCGCTGAGGGTGAGTCTCCCGGACTCGGAAAACCCGAACGACACCCTCAGTCAAGCAATGTCGATCTGCCCGTTCTTGAAGGCGGTCGAAGGGGTCGACGTGGCACTTGCATAG
- a CDS encoding STAS domain-containing protein produces MPDSSSGPRFEIEVEAFGSTSVVTVIGDIDMTTTESFRSAIESALTASPTALVVDFTEVGFLGTSAMTVLVSAHDRVGEETSILVVANKPATRRPFELAGLTDVLSVHSTRTSAVESAQGSGPGTD; encoded by the coding sequence GTGCCTGACAGCTCTAGTGGTCCGCGCTTCGAGATCGAGGTCGAAGCCTTCGGTTCGACATCGGTGGTGACGGTGATCGGAGATATCGACATGACCACCACGGAGTCGTTTCGGTCTGCAATCGAGTCCGCACTGACGGCGTCACCGACAGCCCTGGTCGTCGACTTCACCGAAGTGGGGTTTCTCGGCACGAGCGCGATGACCGTCCTTGTCTCGGCGCATGATCGCGTTGGCGAAGAAACGTCCATCCTCGTCGTTGCAAACAAGCCGGCAACTCGTCGTCCCTTCGAATTGGCCGGTCTCACCGACGTATTGAGCGTGCACAGCACGCGCACGTCGGCAGTCGAGTCCGCGCAGGGATCTGGGCCAGGCACCGACTGA
- a CDS encoding STAS domain-containing protein — protein MVDHPADDSFEVGVSEHDGVVVVSVRGALDVVTSVHLTDAASPAAENANNGLIIDLTEVDMLSSSGLTALLRTVDLLPTGASAALIAPHPGVQRPITLSGLDRVITTVTDLDDAVEAVR, from the coding sequence ATGGTGGACCATCCCGCGGACGATTCGTTCGAAGTCGGCGTATCCGAGCACGATGGCGTGGTGGTCGTCTCGGTGCGGGGAGCGCTCGATGTGGTCACGTCGGTACACCTGACCGACGCAGCCTCGCCCGCCGCCGAAAACGCGAACAACGGATTGATCATCGACCTGACGGAGGTGGACATGCTGTCCTCCAGCGGACTCACAGCCCTTCTGCGTACGGTCGACCTTCTACCGACAGGCGCTTCGGCCGCGTTGATCGCACCACACCCCGGAGTGCAGCGTCCGATAACTTTGAGCGGCCTGGACCGTGTCATCACCACAGTGACCGACCTGGATGACGCCGTCGAAGCGGTGCGCTGA
- a CDS encoding ATP-binding protein, with protein MISDHAVNDGSRWTYSGTATAEAAGMLRRRLYAWLEQRGLTAITNDVALAAYEAMANSVEHAYTGVSGVGPLTITAVHDASMVTVTVSDAGEWHPPTASAYRGRGLDLASKVTDRFDVEHDGVGTTVTLGWDASPVETDRTPPRA; from the coding sequence ATGATCAGCGACCACGCCGTGAACGATGGATCGCGGTGGACGTACAGCGGCACCGCCACAGCCGAGGCAGCCGGGATGCTGCGTCGTCGGTTGTATGCATGGCTCGAACAACGTGGTCTGACGGCAATTACGAACGATGTCGCTCTGGCTGCGTACGAGGCGATGGCCAACAGCGTCGAACACGCGTACACGGGGGTGTCAGGTGTGGGGCCGCTGACCATCACTGCGGTGCACGACGCGTCGATGGTCACCGTCACGGTTTCGGACGCCGGAGAGTGGCACCCCCCGACGGCGAGCGCATACCGCGGACGCGGTCTGGACCTGGCGTCGAAGGTAACCGACAGATTCGACGTGGAACACGACGGGGTCGGGACAACCGTCACCCTCGGATGGGACGCATCGCCCGTCGAGACTGACCGAACACCCCCGCGCGCATAA
- a CDS encoding PP2C family protein-serine/threonine phosphatase has protein sequence MTSSDDLPSVSADSKTASDFEASGALDPRQALRLLDTAPTGYLAVDASTGIIRYANATLCRVVQSTVDDVVGSSVGALFAPSSSSTIAALLDSSVEADAEAGMAVGASADLVTGLDASVAVQIMANRSVEPSGAVVRLSLHSAAAHRIRERNLIDARDDAVAAQTDVENALTRSQSALGESEDARKTAESERTQIQILATTLQRTLLPPVLSAPAGMEAIGYYHHSSTEEVGGDFYDVFPLDDKTWGFFLGDVSGKGAGAAAVTSLTRYTLRAAAVFDRDPVTVLDNLNTVLHHEFRGDDPRFCTVVYGTITPGETGVAIHLASGGHPPALHIRADGTADYVDTIGGQLVGALRTPHFRAAEITLAPGDVVLLYTDGLTEAHVGPGRARYDDSGALEAFAAAAAPTTPARIIDDLVGLLAGFGAGLQDDVALLALGN, from the coding sequence ATGACGTCGAGCGACGATCTCCCCTCTGTGTCCGCCGACTCCAAGACAGCTAGCGACTTCGAGGCATCCGGCGCACTCGATCCACGTCAGGCTCTTCGGCTCCTCGATACCGCGCCGACCGGATACTTGGCCGTAGATGCATCGACCGGCATCATCCGTTATGCGAATGCGACTCTGTGCAGGGTCGTCCAGTCGACGGTCGACGACGTCGTCGGTAGCTCGGTCGGTGCTTTGTTCGCTCCGTCCAGTTCGTCCACGATTGCCGCCCTGTTGGATTCCAGCGTCGAGGCCGACGCCGAAGCCGGTATGGCTGTCGGAGCATCGGCGGACTTGGTCACCGGTCTCGATGCTTCGGTCGCGGTGCAGATCATGGCGAACCGTAGCGTCGAGCCGTCCGGGGCGGTGGTTCGGCTCAGTCTGCACAGCGCTGCCGCTCACCGCATTCGCGAACGGAACTTGATCGATGCCCGCGACGACGCCGTAGCTGCTCAAACCGATGTCGAAAACGCGCTGACCCGATCTCAGTCCGCTCTCGGGGAGTCGGAGGACGCTCGCAAGACTGCCGAATCCGAACGCACCCAGATTCAGATTCTGGCCACGACGCTCCAGCGCACCCTGCTGCCTCCGGTTCTCTCCGCTCCGGCGGGCATGGAGGCAATCGGCTACTACCACCATTCCTCGACCGAGGAAGTCGGCGGAGACTTCTACGACGTGTTTCCTCTCGATGACAAGACCTGGGGCTTCTTCCTCGGTGATGTCAGCGGCAAAGGTGCCGGCGCTGCGGCGGTGACATCGTTGACGCGGTACACGCTGCGCGCAGCGGCTGTGTTCGACCGCGACCCGGTGACAGTCCTCGACAATCTCAACACTGTGCTGCATCACGAATTTCGCGGTGACGACCCCCGGTTCTGCACGGTCGTCTACGGAACGATCACCCCTGGAGAGACTGGTGTGGCAATTCACCTGGCCAGCGGCGGACATCCACCGGCGCTGCACATTCGAGCCGATGGCACCGCGGACTACGTCGACACCATCGGCGGACAGCTCGTTGGAGCTCTGCGCACCCCTCATTTCCGGGCGGCGGAGATCACTCTTGCCCCCGGGGACGTGGTGCTGCTCTACACCGACGGACTGACCGAAGCGCACGTCGGTCCGGGCCGTGCCCGCTACGACGACTCCGGGGCGCTCGAGGCGTTCGCCGCGGCGGCTGCTCCGACGACGCCCGCGCGAATCATCGACGACCTGGTGGGACTTCTCGCGGGATTCGGTGCGGGGCTCCAGGACGACGTTGCGCTACTCGCTCTCGGAAATTGA
- a CDS encoding glycoside hydrolase family 43 protein: protein MVVLAITGLLFASQGISAAAPSAAQYTMVAFSNVSDRDLDVYQSTDGTQFDAIGLSAYRPATGLMRDPSVFKHTDGAYYITYTTGGTDIGFARSEDRINWTPMKSLPVPLCCFLLPGTGDGKGLLSGSAGFPDIPSLSPFTTKAWAPEWFVDGDRVNIIVSLSTGGGFVPYLLTAQDSSLSTWSMPVPLAGLGADRIDTTIVKVNSTYHAFTKNETHKFIEHAIAPSLTGPYTFVPPGDWGTLREGPALAELPNGDWRIYYDAYIEGKYFYSDSSDGLNTWSAPKELPGLSGSVRHVGVLREPA from the coding sequence ATGGTGGTCCTGGCAATTACGGGCCTGCTGTTCGCCTCGCAGGGAATCAGTGCAGCCGCGCCGTCAGCGGCGCAGTACACGATGGTGGCCTTCAGCAATGTCAGCGACCGAGACTTGGACGTCTACCAATCGACCGACGGCACACAGTTCGACGCGATTGGACTCTCGGCCTACCGACCGGCGACGGGACTGATGCGCGACCCGAGCGTGTTCAAGCACACCGATGGGGCGTACTACATCACCTACACGACGGGTGGGACGGACATCGGCTTCGCGCGAAGCGAAGACCGCATCAACTGGACGCCGATGAAGTCCCTGCCAGTGCCCTTGTGCTGCTTCCTGTTGCCTGGAACGGGCGATGGTAAGGGGCTGCTCTCGGGATCGGCCGGCTTCCCGGACATCCCGTCGCTGTCGCCGTTCACGACCAAGGCGTGGGCGCCCGAATGGTTCGTCGACGGTGACCGCGTCAACATCATCGTCTCGCTGTCGACCGGAGGCGGATTCGTTCCGTACCTTCTGACAGCGCAGGATTCGTCGCTGAGCACGTGGAGCATGCCGGTCCCGCTCGCAGGGCTCGGGGCGGACCGAATCGACACAACCATCGTCAAGGTGAACTCGACCTATCACGCGTTCACCAAGAACGAGACACACAAGTTCATCGAACATGCGATTGCGCCGTCGCTCACCGGTCCGTACACGTTCGTCCCGCCGGGTGATTGGGGCACGTTGCGCGAGGGCCCTGCATTGGCCGAGTTGCCGAACGGTGATTGGCGAATCTATTACGACGCCTACATCGAGGGCAAGTACTTCTACTCCGACAGTTCGGACGGGCTCAACACGTGGTCGGCGCCCAAAGAACTCCCCGGCCTTTCGGGGTCGGTCCGCCACGTCGGGGTGCTGCGCGAGCCGGCCTGA
- a CDS encoding GAF and ANTAR domain-containing protein, with product MPQTLDEILRSARVMIAGTTTACITTLNKGERTVLATTDPLAEELCLLQYELDEGPVITEVRHLDVVVSEDLENENRWPRFAVAARGNGIASLAAFQLYSNADDLGVLQLYSAETGAFDADAVTVGEAFAAHAAIAMLAARDDEQFRAGLANRDIIGQAKGMIMERFDIDAVQAFELLSKLSQQQNRRLHLVARELVETDHPTPADI from the coding sequence ATGCCGCAGACGCTCGACGAGATCCTCCGTAGTGCACGGGTTATGATCGCGGGCACCACCACTGCGTGCATCACCACCCTGAACAAGGGTGAGCGAACCGTCCTCGCAACCACGGACCCGTTGGCCGAAGAGTTGTGTCTACTCCAATACGAACTCGACGAGGGACCGGTCATCACCGAGGTTCGACATCTCGACGTCGTGGTGTCCGAGGATCTCGAGAACGAGAACCGTTGGCCGCGGTTCGCAGTCGCCGCCCGTGGCAACGGCATTGCATCACTCGCTGCCTTTCAGCTCTACAGCAACGCCGACGATCTGGGGGTCCTGCAGCTCTACAGCGCGGAGACCGGAGCCTTCGATGCCGACGCAGTCACCGTCGGTGAGGCGTTCGCGGCCCACGCAGCTATTGCGATGCTCGCTGCGCGAGACGACGAGCAGTTCCGAGCGGGCCTGGCCAACCGAGACATCATCGGTCAGGCGAAGGGAATGATCATGGAGCGATTCGACATCGATGCCGTGCAGGCCTTCGAGTTGTTGTCCAAGCTGTCTCAGCAACAGAACAGGCGACTGCACCTCGTGGCCCGCGAACTCGTCGAAACAGATCACCCGACCCCTGCGGACATCTGA
- the dapA gene encoding 4-hydroxy-tetrahydrodipicolinate synthase has protein sequence MITGSVVAIVTPMSETGEVDHGALEVLVERQVTAGTSAIVSVGTSGEASTLSVTEHTEVIRRTIDVVAGRVPVIAGTGANSTTEAIHLTTSARAAGADGALLVTPYYVKPPQEGLYRHFVAIAEAVDIPQYLYNVPSRTGCDMLPSTVARLAQVPNIVGLKEAAGDLDRVRDLVALELEDFALYSGDDGTARASMLAGFHGNISVTANVAPEAMARMCAAALAGNAELASEIDATLAGLHSALFAEPNPIPVKWALAEMGLMKGGIRLPLVELDEWHHEDVRAALRTAGLLD, from the coding sequence GTGATCACCGGCAGCGTCGTTGCAATTGTCACCCCGATGTCCGAAACGGGGGAAGTCGACCACGGCGCACTCGAAGTGCTCGTGGAACGCCAGGTCACCGCTGGTACGTCGGCCATCGTGTCCGTCGGGACAAGCGGCGAGGCGTCCACGCTGTCGGTGACCGAACACACCGAGGTCATCCGACGCACGATCGACGTCGTAGCGGGTCGTGTGCCCGTCATCGCAGGCACCGGGGCCAACTCGACCACCGAGGCGATTCATCTGACCACGTCTGCACGGGCTGCGGGCGCGGACGGTGCTCTGCTCGTGACCCCGTACTACGTCAAGCCACCGCAAGAGGGGCTGTACCGACACTTCGTGGCGATCGCCGAGGCCGTGGACATCCCGCAGTATCTCTACAACGTTCCGTCTCGAACGGGCTGCGACATGTTGCCGTCGACGGTCGCACGACTGGCGCAGGTGCCGAACATCGTCGGGCTCAAAGAAGCCGCAGGCGACCTCGACCGAGTGCGGGACCTCGTCGCACTCGAGCTCGAAGATTTCGCGCTGTACTCCGGCGACGACGGCACGGCCCGCGCGAGCATGCTGGCAGGCTTCCACGGAAACATCTCCGTCACAGCCAACGTCGCGCCCGAGGCCATGGCTCGTATGTGTGCGGCAGCATTGGCAGGCAACGCGGAACTGGCATCCGAGATCGACGCGACCCTGGCCGGGTTGCACAGCGCACTGTTCGCAGAGCCCAACCCGATCCCGGTCAAATGGGCACTCGCCGAAATGGGATTGATGAAGGGCGGAATCCGGCTCCCGCTCGTCGAACTCGACGAGTGGCACCACGAAGACGTGCGCGCAGCTCTTCGGACCGCAGGTCTTCTGGACTGA
- the thiD gene encoding bifunctional hydroxymethylpyrimidine kinase/phosphomethylpyrimidine kinase has product MSKIAYVIAGSEATGGAGLQADLKTFERLGVYGVGTITCIVSFDPKSDWGHRFVPIAGPVIADQIEAATAAHDLDVVKIGMLGTPDTVETVANALKKQPWRHVVVDPVLICKGQEPGAALDTDNALRSEILPLATVITPNLFEAQTLSGMETLETIDDLAEAARRIADLGPRYVAVKGGTGLPGDEAIDVFFDGKDVTILRAPKIGNERVSGAGCVFAAAITAELAAGSSVLDAVGAAKDFAHAGIVGRITTAAPFTAVGWQN; this is encoded by the coding sequence ATGTCCAAGATCGCGTACGTCATCGCAGGCTCGGAAGCCACCGGGGGAGCCGGCCTACAAGCCGACCTCAAGACCTTCGAGAGGCTCGGTGTCTACGGCGTCGGAACGATCACGTGCATCGTGTCGTTCGATCCGAAGTCCGATTGGGGTCACCGTTTCGTACCGATCGCCGGTCCCGTCATCGCCGATCAGATCGAGGCCGCAACCGCGGCCCATGATCTGGACGTTGTCAAGATCGGCATGCTGGGAACTCCGGACACCGTGGAAACCGTCGCGAATGCACTGAAGAAGCAGCCGTGGCGACATGTAGTGGTCGATCCCGTCTTGATCTGCAAAGGCCAGGAACCGGGGGCAGCGCTCGATACCGACAATGCGTTGCGCAGCGAGATCCTGCCGTTGGCTACAGTCATCACCCCGAACTTGTTCGAAGCACAGACGCTTTCCGGTATGGAGACGCTCGAGACCATCGACGATCTCGCCGAGGCAGCGCGGCGCATCGCCGATCTGGGTCCGCGCTATGTCGCGGTGAAAGGCGGTACCGGACTGCCCGGCGACGAGGCGATCGATGTGTTCTTCGACGGCAAGGACGTGACGATTCTCCGCGCGCCGAAGATCGGAAACGAACGCGTTTCCGGTGCAGGATGTGTATTCGCCGCCGCCATCACAGCCGAGCTCGCCGCAGGGTCATCCGTTCTCGACGCCGTCGGCGCGGCCAAAGATTTCGCGCACGCAGGAATCGTCGGTCGGATCACCACTGCCGCACCGTTCACCGCAGTCGGCTGGCAGAACTGA
- a CDS encoding Rv1355c family protein, translating into MAEHHVLDLGVAADRARYDELIGRGGTHVVDTTPNQRGSLGELLPTPSKDILDEDLRWVHYPWRRSLVRVLGPRAFRLLRLDRNRNKITAVEQDAMTELRVGVVGLSVGHAVAHTLAIEGLCGELRLADFDDLDLSNLNRVPASLFDLDVNKTVVAARRIAELDPYLSVTTFPEGLVASTFDAFLDGLDIVIDECDSLDTKLVLREHARRRRIPVVMETSDGGILDVERFDLEPDRPLLHGLLGDLDASALADITPEQKAPLAARILDPSKLTPRMLASIPEIGRTLSTWPQLGGDVALGGASVAAVVRAFGIGSPPPSGRVRINLDTHIAGIVDL; encoded by the coding sequence GTGGCAGAGCATCACGTACTGGATCTGGGTGTAGCGGCGGACCGCGCACGGTACGACGAGCTGATCGGTCGGGGTGGAACTCATGTCGTGGATACGACTCCGAATCAGCGGGGGTCCCTCGGCGAACTTCTGCCGACACCCTCGAAGGACATTCTCGACGAAGACCTCCGCTGGGTGCACTATCCCTGGCGCCGTTCCCTCGTTCGCGTACTGGGCCCACGGGCGTTCCGCCTGCTGAGGCTGGATCGAAACCGGAACAAGATCACTGCGGTCGAGCAGGACGCGATGACCGAGCTTCGAGTCGGTGTCGTCGGGCTCAGTGTCGGCCATGCCGTCGCACACACCCTCGCTATCGAAGGGCTGTGCGGCGAACTGCGCCTCGCAGACTTCGACGACCTCGATTTGTCCAACCTCAACCGCGTTCCGGCGTCACTCTTCGACCTCGATGTCAACAAGACCGTCGTCGCCGCACGCCGAATCGCCGAACTGGACCCCTACTTGTCAGTGACGACCTTCCCGGAGGGACTTGTCGCGAGTACGTTCGACGCGTTTCTGGACGGACTGGACATCGTCATCGACGAATGCGATTCGCTCGATACGAAATTGGTTCTCCGCGAGCATGCGCGACGCCGTCGAATCCCGGTCGTCATGGAAACCAGCGACGGCGGAATCCTCGATGTAGAGCGGTTCGACCTGGAGCCGGATCGTCCACTGCTGCACGGGTTGCTCGGTGATCTCGACGCCTCAGCCCTGGCCGACATCACACCGGAACAGAAGGCCCCGCTCGCGGCCCGGATCCTCGATCCGTCGAAACTGACGCCACGAATGTTGGCATCGATACCGGAAATCGGTCGGACGCTGTCCACGTGGCCACAGCTCGGGGGCGACGTTGCTCTGGGAGGTGCGTCCGTCGCAGCTGTCGTACGCGCGTTCGGCATCGGCTCGCCCCCGCCCTCGGGACGAGTCCGGATCAACCTCGACACCCACATCGCGGGCATAGTCGATCTATAG